From Pseudoalteromonas rubra, one genomic window encodes:
- a CDS encoding DUF3080 family protein, with the protein MIRYAPILFSLLLAVACTPTASDINQEYANRLANVLDIPPPSIDKLSPIAEYTASRPEASFKLSVLQLANLGHCALAHNVAQHNNQLGRLAVPSEVFKYQVRFIQLAASCIQDTKTQDPEVKNILRQATEEKRTALAQYFAFMLSAEPELNQFNRLTFEETDKRGTDNEIQANEGLAALATVANSLLAPENIDPRKITPALNKLNNNSYVQTLMTSARRQISWNHSLTAWLAQIDLQETVCPEGKNKKKAQVLHNIFNKYAISQLQPYQSQLSIQLQELSNSFAQISQAIPHPLYPDHAAALMTELKLSSRQHAQWWQGFYKVCKVAPV; encoded by the coding sequence TTGATACGTTACGCCCCGATCCTGTTTAGCCTGCTACTGGCAGTGGCCTGTACACCCACTGCAAGTGACATCAACCAGGAATATGCCAACAGGCTGGCCAATGTGCTGGACATCCCTCCGCCCAGCATTGATAAACTATCCCCTATCGCTGAATACACAGCCAGCAGACCTGAAGCCTCGTTTAAACTCTCTGTGTTGCAGCTGGCCAACCTGGGGCACTGTGCGCTGGCCCATAACGTCGCACAACACAATAACCAACTCGGTAGACTGGCCGTCCCCAGCGAGGTATTCAAATATCAGGTTCGCTTTATACAGCTAGCTGCAAGCTGTATTCAGGATACCAAAACTCAGGATCCGGAAGTAAAAAACATTCTTCGTCAGGCGACGGAAGAAAAACGCACGGCACTGGCTCAGTATTTCGCATTCATGCTCTCAGCAGAGCCCGAACTAAACCAATTTAACCGGCTGACATTTGAAGAAACAGACAAGAGAGGCACAGACAATGAGATCCAGGCGAATGAGGGCCTGGCTGCGCTTGCTACCGTAGCAAACAGTTTACTTGCCCCTGAAAACATTGACCCACGAAAAATAACGCCAGCTTTAAATAAATTAAATAATAACAGCTATGTCCAAACTTTAATGACCAGTGCGCGCAGACAAATTAGCTGGAACCACAGCCTAACAGCATGGCTGGCGCAAATTGATTTGCAAGAAACGGTCTGTCCTGAAGGTAAAAACAAAAAAAAGGCTCAGGTGTTGCATAACATTTTCAATAAATACGCTATTTCACAATTACAACCATACCAGTCTCAGCTCAGTATTCAGTTACAGGAACTGAGTAACTCATTCGCTCAAATTTCTCAAGCCATCCCTCACCCGTTATACCCGGACCATGCAGCGGCACTGATGACAGAGCTGAAGTTATCGAGCAGGCAGCATGCCCAATGGTGGCAAGGCTTCTACAAAGTGTGTAAAGTTGCACCGGTATGA